The genome window CATTTGCATTTGGTCTTTTGGGAGCTGGTCCCCTTCGCATTATCGACTCTGGAGTTGCACGGAGAGGAACGGTTATAATAACGTTATTTCATATTTTCAGCTCAGGATGTCCAGAATTTGATTCATGGCTGTTGCAAGTCCAGTAGCCCGGCACACAGTCCAGTTGTTGGGCCCAAAGGCTGAAACAGTGCTACCCACAGACTATAGCGCTAGTGAACAATGACTGCCTGTATATAGTTTGAATTATAGATGCATTATGCATTCACAGTAGCTGTTGGGGAAAAAAACGTCCTTTTGTATTTTGAACCCGGTCAACTCAGCTGTAGGTTGATACAGATCAGCAGTGTTAGTGGTGGGCTAGCCCTGAATCTTTGTTTCAGTGGCTTACCATCCTGTCTGATTAGATCTGCTGAGTCTCTGCAGCTCTCACCACTGTAGTTTCACCACACCCTCTTCGGTGCTGCTAGCCCACTGGGACAGCCTCTCTGACCCTGCTTAGGCTTTTTGCTGCCCTTTCACCCCAGAATGGCCGCATTAATGAAAATCTGGTGTCTGCAACTATCCCACTGTTCGATGAATGAAATGTGAAGTGACTTGAAGGCTCTTTGGGTAAATCTATAATAAGGATTGAATAATGCACACCAGTGAAACGAAGTATCTGGCCCATACCAATGTTAAAATTGAAAAAGACATGCACATCCAGGCACAAGTTCATACTAGGTGCTGGAAAGAAAGTGAGGCACAAAAAGTCAGCGCACTATTCTGGGCCCAAACTCATTAAATGGTATCAACACCTGTGACATTCCAGGCCGAGCCCTTCCTCAGGCATGGCCTATATGACACAGTGAACAGCTTACTTAAACAGCTGTGTCGTCTGAACCAGCTCAGCATTTTGTCTGCTGTTTAGCCGACAATGTAAGAAAAGTGTTTCCATAGAATTAGACAGGGCACTGAAAACACAGTCTGTTTAGCTGAGTTATAGTTGAGCTTCAAACACACTGATTGGTACTGACAAGTATATGATTCCATTCCTAAAATGTTTAATGCCGTGCTCATTGTACAGTATGTTCTCAAGAATGTGAGCCTGAATATCTAATATGCTAACTGGTGTAGATGGCTTTTGATGTAGCCTTTAGCTTAAACCTTTGGCAGTTTTATTATATCAAAGTCCTGGCATACCGCTGTCGATGACTATGATGATTTTAGCTTAGAATTTCATGTAGGAAAAATTAATTGGGAATATTTTCACTTCTTGAAAAACTTGAAAATCCTGATGAAACAACACCGACTGACTAACACTGACAGAAATGACTATACTATTTCAGATCCATCCAGTCAGAGTGTTACGTGGATTTACTCATGAACTATAGATGGCTATATTTAACCTTAGTTTTCACGCAGCCACAGTTTCCAGTCCAGGGTAGTAGGGTGGCTTTGTGCCTCGGGATCTTACTGCTGACGACACAGTCATGACTGACGGAACTTTGCGTTGACAGAACACGGAAGCAGAACCAAGCACTGATTACCATCATGCAAACATCAAGGCAGTGGAGGCCCAGCTCACGCCCCTCTCATGCGTCTGTCTTTCCTCAGTATATTGGGCAATGTTTCCCCCAGTTGTTGTCTGATATGGCTACTTTCTAAAAGCACTCCCATCTTTTGTTTTGGTGACTCCACCTTATTGACAGTGACGTGAGTGTTTTGTCTCTAGTCATTATCCTGCTGTTACGTAGCTTTGTAAATGATTACTCTCTTCTGTGCAATATTTGGAGTGGCCTGATGTCAACCGCATTTTTATGACTGTTAATGTATGACATGAGTATTGTGTCAGAAGAGACTGTCCATGTCCAGGAGAGCAAAGGTCTCCTTCTGACTGAAGTTGAGCTTAGATGGTGGTGAGTCACTGTTTCTGGTCTCTTCATGATCACCTGTTGACCCTAAGTTTGCTGTAGTTTCAGACCAGTAGAATGTTGTTCCGCTTGCTTCATTCAGACTAGCAAACAGGGCCAGGGAGTAAGATTCTTTTAAATTATTCAGCCCTCTGTCTCGGAAAGTAAGAAATTCCCTTGTGAAAAACATGTAGGGCTCTGACACTTGATTCTAGGTTCTTTAGATGTTTGGAATTGGTTTGGAATTGAAATAGTGTGATGTGAATGAGGGGTGAATTCTCAAGTCACCAGGATAAAAAAGGCATACTTCTGCCTTGAACTCTGAAGGGACAGAAGGAGGAGGGGTTGACATTTGAGCTCAGGTCCAgtccaacttaaaaaaaaccgCACCCAATGCAGCTCCTTTTTTCCTCCGAAAAAGGTACATTCTTTTAGGTCACTGGCATGGACCACATGTGTCACTTCAGCAAAGTGTTTACTCTCTCacctttgttttgctttgttctCAGTAGCATGTAGGAATGCCCTGCAAAGGAGAAGGAATCTGTTCTAAATATTTGCTTAAGTGCTGTATCATTATTCAGTACTTTGTCCTCTTGTCCAGTGTGTGGACCAATCTGTGTACCTGCCACACCTCTCTTGTCTTGTGATAGCACCTACTAAAAATAGCCTCTATGCAAACAAGGCTGCTCCTGCTGTTAGTGTAATATTTGTTCATGATTATCTAAATTACCTTGACCTTACTTATAGCAACATTAAAGGCACACGCCTGAAAGGGAACTGtaggctaactggtgtaacCCACTTCTAGTGacttatgctaagctaggctaatggtGTCAGACTGTGTTATTGTATGCACAGAGAACAGAAAGGTAGGTGTCCTTTGTTAACTCTGGGGTAGACGGCAAAAAGCTAATCGCTAATCTCCCAAAGAGTTGGCACGCTCCTTTAAGGTTGTGATTTTGACTGATTTGACATTGCTGTTCTGTTCTTGGCCTTAGGATGTGAAGCTTTCTGCCGAAGTGGAGCCGTTCATCCCCCAGAAGAAAGGTCTTGAGTCTGCCCTGGTCACCATGAGCTTGTccggagagggtggagggggtggtggaggcAGCGGGGTCGAACCCACTCCCATCCCCAGTTACCTGATCACCTGCTATCCCTTTGTCCAGGAGAACCAGCCCAATAGGTAAAGGTCCagccacaaacaacacacagttTGGTGTCTAAGCACTCCACTTTTGATGGTGATGGTGTAATTAGCAGATTACGTTCATTTTGTCATTTTATAAAATGATCATTCTCAACCTGAAATGGATACCATGCCAATAGAAAGCTGCATTAATGCCTTTATCTCATTGTAAAGGACAAACATTGAGGGGAAATCATTTGCACGTAAGCCGGTGGGATCATGAAAAGTAGACAGCCATAGGAAAACAGATGTCATGCTTAGGCAAATCTCCTCAGAGGAACGTACAGTTCCTATACAGGCTCAATCACTAGCATCAACAAATCTAAACGTTCTTGAGAGCTTTTGTTTCCAGTATAAAATACTAAGTAAACATATTCCTTTTTCATTCACAAGCTCAGAAGTACAAACTtgattgtgtttgtttggtttttggCTTTCACAATGTAGATTACCATCAGATGAATCCAATAGTTTACTTGGAAAAATGCCATGGTCAGCTTGGTTTGTAGTTTGTTATGGCAAGGCTCTGGGCTCCCCAGTGGAGAGAGGAGTCCGCTCTGAGGTCGCCTGAGCTCTTGGTGTGATGTGTTATATCCTCAGCGCATCCGCCCTCCCCTTTCCTTCCTCTCCGGTTTGAATACCAGGAAATGCCCACTTTAGAACACTGGCCGTGAAAATGTCTGTCGGATTTTTATCAGCGCAGCGGCACGTTATCTGGCCTAGAGAGTCACCACTGTGTAAAGTCATGCACCATGATGCAGTTTTGAATGATTATCTGATGCAATGATTATTCTACTCAGAAGACAGGATGGATGGCTCATCTTTTTTTTACACAAAGTTATGAACTTTGTAGGAAGTATTCAAGGGCGATTTGATCATCATTGATGAATTTACTTCATTGTCTGCATTGCAGTGCTGTGGACATCCCCTTACACACCTACAGAAGGCCTGAAAATTAGGATAGTAATTGCAATTTACTAGGAGGAAAAATATGCATCTTGTATGTCCAGGTTCATGTATGTTTGTACACATATAATGTGctggtggttgtttgtgtgtctgattgtCTGTAGGTCACAGACTCGATACTGAACATGTATTTTTTAGAGATGTCTATAATTTTAACAAcctttgtgtttatttgtgaacTGGCCTTGGGTGACATGAAAGGCgctctaaataaaatgtattattattattattattattattattattattattcagccCTGACACTGACCTCCTGCGTGCTCtcctgtgtgtgcaggcagCTCCCCATGTACAGCAGTGACATGCGCTGGCAGCAGCCCAACCCCAGTCCCGCGGGGGGCCCCTACCTGGCCTACCCCATCCTGTCCTCGCCACAGCCCCCCGTCTCCAACGACTACACCTACTACCAGATCATGCCGGCCCCATGCCCCCCCATGATGGGCTTCTACCAGCCATTCCCCACCCCCTACGGAGGGCCAGTCCAGACCGGCGTGGTCAGCCCCGTCTCTGCCGACTGCAACGAGCGCCTGCCGCCCCCCAGCCAGACGTTTGGGGTGGCCGGCCAGAGAGGCAGGGGCATGACCCGAGCTGCTGCTCTGCCGAAGGTAAGACGCCACAACAGACTGGCCATTACAGGGCATTACCAGCTTTTCATTGACGTTTTCTTTTAGTCCAGAAGGAGGTAGAATATATGTGCAGGAAACCGATGTTACATGTCAAAATGTTTAGTAACATGAACTGTGCACAGAGTTGTAGCTATACCAGGCTTGCTCTCTGTGTCTATCCACAGCCCCTGCTTCAGCCAGTGAGAGGCAAGAGAATGCCCCCACGTCGCCACGACGTGGCAGTGCAGAAGGAGGTGGGTGCCTCAGGTCCAGACGGGAGGCCCAAGACGGTGCTGCTAGTGGACGCAGCACAGCAGACAGGTAGGAGACTGCACACCTAAGACCGATAGGGGTTTAACATGATCAGAAAATCCCTGTATCCGTCTTGCATGGAGATTTACTAGAGACTTGCCGAGGCGGCAGAAACCGACGTGTGATCTGAATGTATTTATACACTGTGATGCTGTGTTTGGAAGTTACACAGGATGAGACTTAAATATTGGTGGCACTGGTAAGATTCATTTGGCATGTGGTTCCATTCAGGCGTGTTTTCCATGATAAAGCATGTTTTGTAAGATGTTAACAGTGGACCTGGCACTTCTAGcctcagatagatagatgatgcACTAGACCATTGTAGGAGATATGAACAACACAAACATATTGTGTAAGCTGTGTCACTAGGGTTACATGGTACTAGGTAGGAAAACATGCCATTGGGTGTGCTGCTCAGTAGTGACGCGTTTCAGGCTTAAGGTTTTACCATCATAAGGGGGGAAGTGCCAACCTGTTCTGGTGAATTCCTGACCGCTGTGCTCAGAGGAGGAGAAGCGATGAGAAGAATGCGATCCTTCCAGTCTGGCGTGATGTGTGGCAGGAAACGATACTGATGATCTGCTGCTCTTGCTTCTCAACAGATTTCCCCGGCGAAGCTGCAGGACGGAATGTGCCGGAGTGTGGCAGCCCGCAGTCGTGGAAAAGCAAGCCGCGCCGCCGCCGGTCCTCCCACCCCGGCGAGTCGTCCAGCGAGCAGGGTGCCAGCGAGGCCGACATCGACAGCGACAGCGGCTACTGCAGTCCCAAACACAACCAGGCGGCGGCCCACGCcagcgctgctgctgccgcgCCCCTGCTCCCCTCCTCCCGGCCCAACGAGCCCCCCGCCGCCGCACCCATGGTACTGCCCCCACCATATCACTCggacacatgctcacacacacactgagcactgATCCTAATCACTAGTCACAAACTGATTTCTGACTATCACAAACTGATTTCCCGATATTTTGGGGCCGATTGGCGATGTACGATATATAtcgatattttaaacagaaagagCTAAGTGTTTCGTATTCACTCAACATGACAATTATGACAACACAACCAGCTTTAATTAGAAtaatttcagactgctctaacacagctgtgcaaaaaagtgtaaacaataacataggcctaccaatACCAGTAGgcatagtaggctacagctgctcttataaagctgtgcaaaaaacaaaagaccaataagttgaccctgactgacaacacaggcctacattgtactgcacaacGCAATATTTTGGGCACAAAAATATTGCAGTGGCctactgcagaaaaaaaaatgcagtttttttgtcacacaatgcagtttttttaccGTAAAGgtttgataggctacatttgcttgTCATGTAGGCCCtatgatggcctagacatgtGTAACTTGCTATCGATAAcaattaaattgttttaaacaattaggctacttaaacaacgTAACTGTCACTCACCAAGAGTGTGATAGACGCTACCGTCATTTTGTATGCGTTCATTACCATTTTTGCATGTTCCGGTtcgtaaaaaaaaatccctatgcacgattgaatggggtttcgggaatcataaaaaatgatgcCCCTGACTGCTCGCGAGTCCCCGCGTGCatatcctcttaataaaatcagcgtGTAGGTTATCTCCCTGAGGACTTTAGACCTGCTATATCTGctaggctatgtaccaaaaatgacatttaccgtgagtcgaagagctgtaaacagtgttgtaacttaaatctgcatgtacaaaaccgcttggagctccagtggagttttgatttcacaacgagaattctcggtctagccgTTGATGTGCAGACGGAACTAGGCATCAGTACCAACCTCTGATCacggtaaacaaaatctgactcagtgtccgtcatgtttgaaagtttgtagtgctgcgagggagaacgtgagcagttgagcagagctgcggctatctgaatggtctgaacacaagtggctttgataaaatgtcccattatttgacataataccggtattacgatattgtctcaactacatatcattttcaaaaatatatcggtcgtagtcgtaataccgatatatcgcccagccctagttgCAATGTGGGAATCAGTATATTTATTCAGTGGTGGTTGTGGGGTTGCGTATTTAGTCAAAATGGTGGTCCctggttcacaatcagttgaaaacaCCTGCACTAGACCTTCACATCACATGATGCACACAGACAGTGGAAACTTATATACATAGACCTTGAGTGTCCTCTCAAGGGGAAGAGATAATGAAATGAGCCTGGTGTTTACTTACACCTCATAATCCCCCCTATTTAATTCGTCAGATGACCCTCACATATGACAAGATCAGcatatttgaaaatgtgtttgagAAATGCAATCAAAGCTCATCAAATATGAACTCTCCTCTGACAGGCAGAGTTTGTGTAGATCATCACATTTCATCACTGTGTTTATTTTCCCACAGGCTGTTGAAGCTGGTGTTATGACCGGTAAGGCTGTTGACTTTACAGacgtttttattgttgtaacaGTGCTGCTTTGTTGTCCATGGCGCactgacggtgtgtgtgtgtgtttatgtgacagCAGTGAGCTGGGTGAACGTGGCCTCCCAGGCCAGCCAGAAGCCGTGGGGAGAGCGGAGCTCTCCTTTCCACAGACCAGCCAAGCCGCCCGAGCAGAGGAGCTTCTCCCAGGTAAGAGACTATTGCATTTGACCACTGCTCTCCACTACAAATGGGACATAGCAGCCTTTATTTAATGTAATGCTAAGAATCCATggtaaatgaaaaatataatcTACATGGAATGATGTAGTGTGTTGGCAGCAGCTACTTTGGTTTTCTCTCCAGCtggtctgaatgtgtgtgtgctctgtaggATCTCCAGGTGGGCTACCAGGGTCGTGGCTCCCCGATGGGTGCTGCCTCAGACAAGGGCGTGTGTGGACCAAAGAGGCTCCAGCAGGGCACGGTGCAGCCCGCACCTCAGATCCCCGGCACCGAGCTCACTCCTGAGCCCCTCTACTTTGCGGTGAGGAAAAGCTATGAGGCGCATCAGTTTCcccagatggatatctaagcaCAGCACTGAATTTAGGAGAAGTAGGGTTTTTGTTCTTTAGTTGTTTGTGAAGCTTCTGTGTTCTAAGGTTTCTCTGTTTCTATCATCAGGATGAAGATGAGTTTCCTGAACTGGCCAGTGGTGAGGCTCCTGCGCGGAGTAGACCAGAACCGGTCCAGCCCAAGATGCCCAAAGGCCTGGTGAGTGGGTCTGGTGGCCTGGcagcaccaaaacacacaacagcaccaaaacacacaccaccaccttgACCTCTGCCTCCccttgtgtgtttttattttcagcTGGAGAACCTGCCGGAGAACTCGCCCATCAACATCGTTCAGACGCCCATCCCCATCACCACGTCCGTCCCAAAGCGAGCCAAGAGCCAGAGGAAGAAGGCGCTGGCCGCTGCACTGGCCACGGCACAGGAGTACTCAGAGATTAGCATGGAGCAGAAGAAACTGCAGGTCAGCAGACTGCCTCTGACTTTTAatcacaaagcaaaacaaacagcacACTGAGGGAGTGGCCTCAACACAGGAGCAATGCTGCCATAATGAAGGGCATCCTTCTGGCCCTACTGCTGCCTCTAGTACTATTACACTGTTAATCAATTAAAGTGTTATCTCATGACTCTGGAATGTAATGTCATTAATGGCAATATGTAGAAGTTAGAATGCATTtcatccttctgtgtgtgtctgtgtgtctgtgtgtctgtgtgtgtgtgtgtgcgctccctCTATAGGAGGCATTGACCAAGGCTGCAGGGAAGAAGAGTAAGACTCCAGTACAGTTGGACCTGGGCGACATGCTGGCTGCTCTGGAGCGGCAGCAGCAAGCCATGAAGGCCCGGCAGCTGACCAACACCAAACCGCTGTCCTTCACAGGTATGCCAAGCCACTCCGCcgcacagcactgcacacacgCCAGGTAGCTAGTGGAGGCCTCGTCAGGGATCACAGGAAAATCACTGACCGGCTGTACTGTGTCGTCTGTTAGTCTCCATTCCAACACTGGACTTCCAAACGTGGCTGTGGTTTATGAGTTGGCAGAGATGTGTTTTTTTGGGTTGGTGAGATTGACAAAAGTTTCCTTTGTGTCTGACCACCAGTTGGCACTGCGGCCCCCTTCCATGGCAAGGAACCAGCTGGCAAGACAGCAGCGGTGAAAGGACAGCCCTACGCTGCCCCCCACAACATGCTGGACTCCTCTGCTCCGCGCATCAAGAGGGGCAAGGAACGGGAAATCCCCAAAGTCAAGAGGCCAACGGCCCTCAAGAAGGTAAAGAGCCCTGTGACCCTAGCACAGGTCAGCCCTTCAGACAGAATGTCTCATCTGCATTGCCACACTAAGCCAGACAGTAATTCCGGCATGTTTGTAACAAAATTCTGACATGATGTAGGTTTTGCTTGTAGAAGTTCAGCGCAGTTCAAAAAGAGGCACATTTCACACACTTTGCTTCGCTCATTGTTTTCCATGCATATTCTGTACTTAATTAAAAGAAGACATAAAAACCAATGACTTGATGACTTCTCAACCGAGCTGCCTCTGTCCCCAGATTAttctgaaggagagagaagtgagaaaggGCCGCTTCTCTGTGGACCAGAACGCCGCTGGTCCAGAAGAGCAGGGCGATGACGAGCTTCACTTCACAGACGACCTCTCTCGAGACGGCGTCTCACAGGAGGGTGAGTACTCGCGCAGTGCCAGTCAAACTCGCATGAGGGTCTTCACGGGACTTCACGGGACTTCTTAGACGTTTCAAAGTCACTTGACCTGCTCTTACAGTACCTTTGCTTCCTGTTGCTTTGCAGAGAACGGCCTGAGCATGCCCAGTGACGCCTCGCTGTCTCCGGCCAGTCAGAACTCGCCGTACAGCATCACGCCTGTCTCCCAGGGTTCCCCAGCCAGCTCCGGCATTGGCAGCCCCATGGCCTCCGCCATCACCAAGATCCACAGCCGCAGATTCCGAGAGTGAGTCAGACTGCCCCTGGCCTCCAGCGCCACTGGTCAGCACAGCTGCCTTGCAAACCCCTCAAGTAGAGAGAGGACAAGGCACCATGCCCCTGTCATACGGTCTCTCTGAACTGAAGACCTCAGAACAGGCCTGTGTGGCTGGTATCAGATCCCTGCTTCATGACATTGTCATGCTTTAGTTCATCAGAAAGATGATTGTTCTGATCATTGGTGTTCTTCACCAGTCCTGTCCATAGGGCGGTACATCTCTCCTCTTATCTGTAGATGCTCATGAGTGCCAGAGTTTTTTGTTCTAAAGTGGCGGTGCGCACTGCACACAGTGCTGAATTGTGCAGTGTGTGGGGCGCCGATGAGTGGCACGTCCTGCGCTCCACAGCACAATGTATGCCACGCTTTACAGACCCTGCTTTGTCTCCCAAAAATGTCTGCCGCAGTGAGCCCATTGTGCTGGCCAGGGCCCTGTCGCTCAGCTCCTGCGCTTGAACAATCGCTGGACGCCCACCGCGGCTCAGGCCCTCAAGCTGTGGCTGCTTCCCGTCCGCCTTACTGAGCAGGATTAAGATAACTGAGCTGTACATGAGTAAATTAAGTCCTCCATTGTGCATAATGCACACCAAAATGACAGTTGCTCATGgaaattattacattacatttttaaatgGCATTGTACATTTGTTAGTAGTAGAATTCTCTATTTATGGTTGTTGGATATATCAGTTTTGCATTATCTGTTGGTAGCCTTTAAATATCCAAGCAAAGACATGGAAgttagggggcagccgtggcctactggttagcgcttcggacttgtaaccggagggttgcctggCTAGGcatgactgaagtgcccttgagcaaggcacctaacccctcactgctccccgagcgctgctgttgttgcaggcagctcactgtgctgggattagtgtgtgcttcacctcactgtgtgctgagtgtgcttcactaattcacggattcggataaatgcagagaccaaatttccctcacaggatcaaaagagtatatacttacttatacttaagtgTACACAGCGTAGTAAGTGTAAAGGAGTGTTATTGGCTCTCTGTTACAGCCATGACCCTTTAACATGTTCTTGTTGCTCCAGGTACTGCAACCAGGTGCTGAACAAGGAGATTGACGAGAGCGTGACGCTGCTGCTGCAGGAGCTGGTGCGCTTCCAGGAGCGTGTCTACCAGAAGGACCCCACCAAGGCCAAGGCCAAGAGGCGCCTGGTCATGGGCCTCAGGGAGGTCACCAAGCACATGAAGCTGCAGAAGATCaagtgtgtcatcatctccccCAACTGTGAGAAGATCCAGGCCAAAGGTTGGACTCACCTAAATGTTCAAATGACAAAAATGTGTAAtttgtatgtgtaatgtgtgtaaagTAGTAGAGCTCTCCCCCCTCTAATTTAATCTTTCCAttggctttttaatttttattttttttacaaattccTTCTAATTGGGACAGTACGTCACAGTATGATTTAGTAAGAACTTTTAACAGAATAAATTGAAGAAAGTAACAGTAACTTTGCTGATTGcaacaagaaacatttcaaataCCGTTCACAAGAGGGCAGTGTGCTCCATTCAATATGACTGTGGCACAGGATGGCTGCCTTGTGTGTGGGAAAAGATTCAGAAACACATAAATGATTACTATGTGTTGAAACAGGGGGTCTTGATGAAGCTCTGTACAATGTCATTGCGATGGCGAGGGAGCAGGAGATTCCCTTTGTGTTCGCCTTGGGCCGGAAAGCACTGGGCCGCTGTGTCAACAAGTTGGTCCCGGTCAGTGTTGTGGGCATCTTCAACTTCTCTGGAGCAGAGGTatttaatgaaacacactcacacatctctcttctttttttaacaccctctctccacacacacacacacacacagatacactctacagtgggcagtgcttcgacttggccagcttcactcgcggtccgcgcgtgggatcacgcggtatcacgtgactttaatttgtatttttccagtgagacgctgcaacaacccaaacaaccggtggatggctcaagtgagcagggtgtctcgtaaaaagaaatggagcctggaaaaccctacacagacttcactacagactttagcagactggtttagaaataatttaatagccagaaatatgcctgccctgccctaataaagaaatatttggttaactgcgagtgaatcccgtttgcagccgtagaaaaaacgcaggacaaatgaaacattctggttttctccgagtgcaacgatgatagacagacatcatttggacaaaatatagagcatattaacctccg of Alosa alosa isolate M-15738 ecotype Scorff River chromosome 14, AALO_Geno_1.1, whole genome shotgun sequence contains these proteins:
- the secisbp2l gene encoding selenocysteine insertion sequence-binding protein 2-like isoform X1, with the translated sequence MDTSDSKDVKLSAEVEPFIPQKKGLESALVTMSLSGEGGGGGGGSGVEPTPIPSYLITCYPFVQENQPNRQLPMYSSDMRWQQPNPSPAGGPYLAYPILSSPQPPVSNDYTYYQIMPAPCPPMMGFYQPFPTPYGGPVQTGVVSPVSADCNERLPPPSQTFGVAGQRGRGMTRAAALPKSCSYTRLALCVYPQPLLQPVRGKRMPPRRHDVAVQKEVGASGPDGRPKTVLLVDAAQQTDFPGEAAGRNVPECGSPQSWKSKPRRRRSSHPGESSSEQGASEADIDSDSGYCSPKHNQAAAHASAAAAAPLLPSSRPNEPPAAAPMAVEAGVMTAVSWVNVASQASQKPWGERSSPFHRPAKPPEQRSFSQDLQVGYQGRGSPMGAASDKGVCGPKRLQQGTVQPAPQIPGTELTPEPLYFADEDEFPELASGEAPARSRPEPVQPKMPKGLLENLPENSPINIVQTPIPITTSVPKRAKSQRKKALAAALATAQEYSEISMEQKKLQEALTKAAGKKSKTPVQLDLGDMLAALERQQQAMKARQLTNTKPLSFTVGTAAPFHGKEPAGKTAAVKGQPYAAPHNMLDSSAPRIKRGKEREIPKVKRPTALKKIILKEREVRKGRFSVDQNAAGPEEQGDDELHFTDDLSRDGVSQEENGLSMPSDASLSPASQNSPYSITPVSQGSPASSGIGSPMASAITKIHSRRFREYCNQVLNKEIDESVTLLLQELVRFQERVYQKDPTKAKAKRRLVMGLREVTKHMKLQKIKCVIISPNCEKIQAKGGLDEALYNVIAMAREQEIPFVFALGRKALGRCVNKLVPVSVVGIFNFSGAEGLFNGLVSLTEEARKAYKDMVSALEQEQAEEALKNVKKVPHHMGHSRNPSAASAISFCSVISEPISEVNEKEYETNWRNMVETSDALEPMENEPSSKSTSSTSAPKDVEGPAVASVSSAPSTSQTSLRAPAAAEGSKEEGSGKTDDRLELASQQSTETGSLDGSCRDLLNSSITSTTSTLVPGMLEEADEEDEEEDDYTPEPISVEVPSLNCSRIESWVSKTLENLQLGKTQDSTEDDEEDDDDDDDEEDEEEEGAASEEEDLESSEVVEMVPDDKEAQEAKKVVG
- the secisbp2l gene encoding selenocysteine insertion sequence-binding protein 2-like isoform X3, which codes for MVDVKLSAEVEPFIPQKKGLESALVTMSLSGEGGGGGGGSGVEPTPIPSYLITCYPFVQENQPNRQLPMYSSDMRWQQPNPSPAGGPYLAYPILSSPQPPVSNDYTYYQIMPAPCPPMMGFYQPFPTPYGGPVQTGVVSPVSADCNERLPPPSQTFGVAGQRGRGMTRAAALPKSCSYTRLALCVYPQPLLQPVRGKRMPPRRHDVAVQKEVGASGPDGRPKTVLLVDAAQQTDFPGEAAGRNVPECGSPQSWKSKPRRRRSSHPGESSSEQGASEADIDSDSGYCSPKHNQAAAHASAAAAAPLLPSSRPNEPPAAAPMAVEAGVMTAVSWVNVASQASQKPWGERSSPFHRPAKPPEQRSFSQDLQVGYQGRGSPMGAASDKGVCGPKRLQQGTVQPAPQIPGTELTPEPLYFADEDEFPELASGEAPARSRPEPVQPKMPKGLLENLPENSPINIVQTPIPITTSVPKRAKSQRKKALAAALATAQEYSEISMEQKKLQEALTKAAGKKSKTPVQLDLGDMLAALERQQQAMKARQLTNTKPLSFTVGTAAPFHGKEPAGKTAAVKGQPYAAPHNMLDSSAPRIKRGKEREIPKVKRPTALKKIILKEREVRKGRFSVDQNAAGPEEQGDDELHFTDDLSRDGVSQEENGLSMPSDASLSPASQNSPYSITPVSQGSPASSGIGSPMASAITKIHSRRFREYCNQVLNKEIDESVTLLLQELVRFQERVYQKDPTKAKAKRRLVMGLREVTKHMKLQKIKCVIISPNCEKIQAKGGLDEALYNVIAMAREQEIPFVFALGRKALGRCVNKLVPVSVVGIFNFSGAEGLFNGLVSLTEEARKAYKDMVSALEQEQAEEALKNVKKVPHHMGHSRNPSAASAISFCSVISEPISEVNEKEYETNWRNMVETSDALEPMENEPSSKSTSSTSAPKDVEGPAVASVSSAPSTSQTSLRAPAAAEGSKEEGSGKTDDRLELASQQSTETGSLDGSCRDLLNSSITSTTSTLVPGMLEEADEEDEEEDDYTPEPISVEVPSLNCSRIESWVSKTLENLQLGKTQDSTEDDEEDDDDDDDEEDEEEEGAASEEEDLESSEVVEMVPDDKEAQEAKKVVG